The Candidatus Abyssobacteria bacterium SURF_5 genomic sequence GCCCGGAGAATTTACAATAATTTGTTAGAATAGCAGAATCAAGGAGGCGCGGCATGCCGCCCTAACATGACCCCGCAGAACGGCGGACGAGGTGGACGGAATGGACGATCAGAAAGAGGCGCACCGTGCCGCACCCTTACATTATCTGTTTTTCGTACCAGACCAACGCCGTTTTCGGTTTGAATCCGGCTTTTTCATACAGTGCGCGAGCCGCGCGGTTTTCATTATCGACGGTCAGCTCAATCGTATGAACGCCTGAGCTCGCCAGGTGTTTCAGGCCGTGCCACAGAACGAGCTTTCCCAGACCCTGCCCGCGGTGCTCCGGAAGTGTGCCGATCATGTGAATTCGGCCAATCTCTTCTCCGCCGTCACGATCCCGCCGCCGCGTTTTGGCTGTCCAACAGTAACCGACGGCGGTCTTTCCGCTATAGGCCACAATGACGCCCTCGTGGCGGTATCCGGGTATATTCAGCAACTGCACGATCTGGGGTAGCGTATTCGGACAGAAGCCCCAGGAACCTTTGAAGGCACGATTCTGAAGATGTGTGAGTACACGTTCATGACCTGGCTCGAGCGGATGCAGGCAAAATTCCCCTTTGTCCCCCTTTTCAAAAGGGGGGGCCATTAGAGGCATCGGCGGAGAAAGACTGGTGGTATTCACAGTCATTTCGGAACATTTGCGGACCGGTGTGAATCCCAAGGCGGAGAATAGATCACGTGCGACGCTGTCGTTTGCTCTCAGGTCCGCATGTATTCTGGCCACTCGCAGATTGCGCGCCCGTTGAAGCGCCGCATTGAGCAATTTAGCCGCGAGCCCGCGCTCGAGAAGACCCGGCATTGCCAGAAGCCTGAGGACGGCGCGATCTATGGCCGATTCCGGGACCACGCGACATGCTCCCATGAGTCTTCCTTCTTC encodes the following:
- a CDS encoding GNAT family N-acetyltransferase, yielding MSFASCTIRNYSPADLAQYIRLLSEAKSICHSDDILLLTSLIASSEPGLVSEEDLFLAEEEGRLMGACRVVPESAIDRAVLRLLAMPGLLERGLAAKLLNAALQRARNLRVARIHADLRANDSVARDLFSALGFTPVRKCSEMTVNTTSLSPPMPLMAPPFEKGDKGEFCLHPLEPGHERVLTHLQNRAFKGSWGFCPNTLPQIVQLLNIPGYRHEGVIVAYSGKTAVGYCWTAKTRRRDRDGGEEIGRIHMIGTLPEHRGQGLGKLVLWHGLKHLASSGVHTIELTVDNENRAARALYEKAGFKPKTALVWYEKQIM